The following coding sequences are from one Kosakonia sp. H02 window:
- the rpe gene encoding ribulose-phosphate 3-epimerase, with translation MKQYLIAPSILSADFARLGEDTASVLAAGGDVVHFDVMDNHYVPNLTIGPMVLKALRNYGITAPIDVHLMVKPVDRLVPDFAEAGASIITFHPEASEHIDRTLQLIKEHGCKAGLVFNPATPLSYLDHVMDKLDVILLMSVNPGFGGQSFIPHTLDKLREVRRRIDASGLDIRLEVDGGVKASNIGEIAAAGADMFVAGSAIFGQPDYKQVIDEMRSELAKVSHG, from the coding sequence ATGAAACAGTATTTAATTGCCCCTTCAATTCTGTCGGCTGATTTTGCCCGTCTGGGCGAAGATACCGCCAGCGTGCTGGCCGCCGGCGGCGACGTCGTTCATTTCGACGTGATGGATAACCACTACGTGCCGAACCTGACTATCGGGCCGATGGTGCTGAAAGCGCTACGCAACTACGGCATCACCGCGCCTATCGATGTGCATCTGATGGTCAAACCGGTCGACCGCCTGGTGCCGGACTTCGCCGAAGCTGGCGCCAGCATCATCACTTTTCATCCAGAAGCCTCTGAACATATTGACCGCACATTGCAGCTTATCAAAGAGCATGGCTGTAAAGCGGGGTTGGTGTTTAACCCGGCCACACCGCTGAGTTATCTGGATCATGTAATGGATAAGCTGGACGTCATTTTGCTGATGTCCGTTAACCCCGGTTTTGGCGGCCAGTCTTTTATTCCACACACGCTGGACAAACTGCGCGAAGTGCGCCGTCGTATTGATGCTTCTGGCCTGGATATTCGCCTGGAAGTTGATGGCGGTGTGAAGGCGAGCAACATTGGTGAAATCGCTGCCGCAGGCGCAGATATGTTCGTCGCGGGTTCGGCGATTTTTGGCCAGCCGGATTACAAACAGGTTATTGATGAAATGCGTAGCGAACTGGCGAAGGTAAGTCATGGATAA
- the dam gene encoding adenine-specific DNA-methyltransferase: MKKNRAFLKWAGGKYPLLDDIGRHLPQGECLIEPFVGAGSVFLNTSFSRYILADINSDLISLYNIVKDRPDEYVHHARALFVPQANQSEVYYRLREEFNQCQDPFRRALLFLYLNRHGYNGLCRYNLRGEFNVPFGRYKKPYFPEAELYHFAEKAQNAFFYCESYAESMARADVNSVIYCDPPYAPLSATANFTAYHTNSFSLEQQAHLAAIAENLVQNRIPVLISNHDTLLTREWYRQAKLHVVKVRRSISSNGGTRKKVDELLALYRPAPL; the protein is encoded by the coding sequence ATGAAAAAGAATCGCGCTTTTTTGAAATGGGCAGGGGGCAAGTACCCCCTGCTGGACGATATCGGAAGGCATTTGCCCCAGGGCGAATGCCTGATCGAGCCGTTCGTCGGCGCGGGTTCGGTGTTCCTTAACACGTCGTTCTCCCGCTATATCCTTGCTGATATCAACAGCGACTTAATCAGTCTTTATAACATCGTCAAAGACCGCCCCGATGAGTACGTTCATCATGCGCGGGCGCTGTTCGTCCCGCAGGCGAATCAATCCGAGGTGTATTACCGGCTGCGCGAAGAGTTCAACCAATGCCAGGATCCTTTCCGGCGCGCGCTGCTGTTTTTATACCTCAACCGGCATGGCTACAATGGCCTGTGTCGTTACAACCTGCGCGGCGAATTTAATGTACCGTTCGGGCGCTATAAAAAGCCCTATTTCCCGGAAGCTGAGTTGTATCACTTCGCAGAAAAAGCGCAGAATGCCTTCTTTTACTGCGAATCTTACGCTGAGAGCATGGCGCGTGCGGACGTGAACTCCGTTATCTACTGCGATCCGCCTTACGCACCGCTTTCTGCGACGGCGAACTTTACGGCTTACCACACGAACAGCTTTAGTCTTGAGCAGCAGGCTCATCTGGCCGCGATTGCGGAAAACCTGGTGCAGAACCGGATCCCGGTGTTGATTTCCAACCATGACACGCTGTTAACGCGTGAATGGTACCGTCAGGCAAAATTGCATGTGGTGAAAGTGCGACGCAGTATCAGCAGTAACGGTGGGACACGCAAAAAGGTGGATGAATTGCTGGCGCTCTACCGCCCGGCTCCCCTGTAA